One window from the genome of Treponema sp. OMZ 838 encodes:
- a CDS encoding helix-turn-helix domain-containing protein, translating into MAKTPIVDKGCFISNDVKRSIVLNLCETKSMDLIAREHCVSPTNIARILRLTEDRRRKNILSIDEFKSVNTVDASMSVNLTDLEERKVSDIM; encoded by the coding sequence ATGGCTAAAACACCTATCGTAGATAAGGGGTGCTTCATATCGAATGATGTTAAGAGGTCTATAGTTTTAAACCTATGTGAGACTAAGTCAATGGACCTAATTGCAAGAGAACACTGTGTATCTCCTACTAATATTGCCAGAATACTCCGTTTAACTGAAGATAGGAGAAGAAAAAATATTCTATCAATAGATGAATTCAAGTCAGTAAATACAGTTGATGCGTCTATGAGTGTAAATTTAACCGATTTAGAAGAAAGAAAGGTTTCTGATATAATGTAA
- a CDS encoding IS481 family transposase: protein MSSISEIYRVRQRAIEYAIKHNNNSKAAVKYKTSRQQIKRWRDRYDGTVQSLLPKSRRPKSHPNQHTQEEVGMVMKKYRKFGYEGLAEVYVKARKEGYSRTYDSMCKIIRKMKGNAKEKPKKLHKRKKKVEQAKYPGERVQIDIKYVPEECIQFGTRDQKYYQITALDEYTRKRVLRIADEKSTYQTAKFLENLEREQGFDIKKVQTDNGKEFTNSESDKKTLFELKLEEKGIEYVTTRPYSPWENGKVERSHRLDSKYYADKKFKSKEELLRAIRKYNTRYNNISRKVLGFKSPNEVLKEYKQNQ, encoded by the coding sequence ATGAGTAGTATATCAGAAATATACCGTGTTCGTCAACGGGCAATTGAGTATGCAATAAAACATAATAATAATTCAAAGGCAGCAGTGAAGTATAAGACATCACGTCAGCAGATAAAACGTTGGAGAGACAGATACGACGGCACAGTCCAGTCTCTCCTGCCAAAAAGCAGAAGACCTAAAAGCCACCCAAACCAGCACACGCAAGAAGAAGTAGGGATGGTTATGAAAAAGTACAGGAAATTTGGCTATGAAGGGCTGGCAGAAGTTTATGTCAAAGCGAGAAAGGAAGGCTATAGCCGTACATACGATTCAATGTGCAAGATAATAAGGAAAATGAAGGGCAATGCCAAAGAAAAGCCTAAAAAGCTGCATAAAAGAAAAAAAAAGGTTGAACAGGCGAAGTACCCTGGGGAAAGAGTACAGATAGACATAAAATATGTTCCGGAAGAATGCATACAGTTTGGTACACGTGACCAGAAGTATTATCAAATAACGGCATTAGATGAATATACAAGAAAAAGAGTGTTAAGGATAGCAGATGAAAAAAGCACCTATCAGACCGCAAAGTTTCTAGAGAACTTGGAAAGGGAGCAGGGATTTGACATAAAGAAAGTTCAGACAGACAATGGGAAAGAGTTCACAAATTCTGAAAGTGATAAGAAAACACTGTTTGAGCTGAAACTGGAGGAGAAGGGGATAGAGTACGTGACAACCCGTCCATATTCGCCATGGGAGAATGGAAAAGTGGAAAGAAGCCACAGGCTTGACAGCAAGTACTATGCAGACAAGAAATTTAAAAGCAAGGAAGAACTGTTAAGGGCAATAAGGAAATACAATACAAGATACAACAACATATCAAGAAAAGTACTAGGCTTTAAGAGTCCAAATGAAGTGTTAAAAGAGTACAAGCAAAATCAGTAG